The Amylolactobacillus amylophilus DSM 20533 = JCM 1125 genome contains a region encoding:
- the ribF gene encoding riboflavin biosynthesis protein RibF — protein MKVIDVEFPFAKNLITTKQVVLVLGFFDGVHLGHQRLIAAGLKEAKSRNLPLMVMTFDKHPRVVYAHETNFAYLTTIPEKAAVMAKLGVDYLAVFKFNEQLAHLAPQDFVDQVILGLNAAVVVAGFDYTYGDKNIANMRHLPEFSHGRFDIVELPEQVFAGRKIGSTIIRQDLLNGDVTEANQLLGYPYSITGKVVTGKQRGRTIGFRTANLALPEHKLIPGIGVYATKLLVHGQWHEAMTSIGYNITFNDTQQIFIETNIFDFDEDIYGETITVAWYKFLRGEKKLAGLAGLKEQLKKDEQATRAYFNNI, from the coding sequence ATGAAGGTAATTGATGTTGAATTTCCGTTTGCAAAAAATTTAATCACAACCAAGCAAGTCGTGCTCGTTCTCGGCTTTTTTGATGGTGTTCACCTTGGTCATCAGCGTTTAATTGCCGCAGGTCTGAAGGAGGCCAAGTCAAGGAATCTGCCGTTAATGGTGATGACCTTTGATAAGCATCCGCGTGTGGTGTACGCTCATGAGACCAACTTCGCCTACCTCACCACCATCCCGGAGAAAGCTGCTGTAATGGCCAAACTGGGCGTAGATTATCTGGCGGTCTTCAAGTTTAACGAGCAGCTGGCGCATTTGGCGCCACAGGATTTCGTTGATCAGGTAATCTTGGGCTTGAATGCCGCCGTTGTGGTGGCTGGCTTTGATTACACCTACGGTGACAAGAATATTGCCAATATGCGTCATCTGCCTGAATTTAGTCACGGCCGGTTTGATATTGTCGAGTTACCGGAGCAGGTTTTTGCAGGGCGAAAAATTGGCTCGACAATAATTCGGCAGGATTTGTTAAATGGTGATGTGACGGAGGCTAATCAACTTCTTGGTTATCCTTACTCAATTACTGGCAAGGTGGTTACCGGTAAGCAACGTGGGCGTACAATCGGTTTTCGGACCGCAAATCTTGCATTGCCGGAGCATAAGCTAATCCCGGGTATCGGCGTCTATGCGACTAAGTTGTTGGTTCACGGGCAATGGCACGAAGCAATGACCAGTATCGGCTATAACATCACATTCAACGATACGCAGCAGATCTTCATCGAAACGAATATCTTCGACTTCGATGAAGATATTTATGGCGAGACAATCACGGTCGCGTGGTATAAATTTCTCCGCGGGGAGAAGAAGTTGGCCGGGCTTGCTGGATTGAAAGAGCAGCTAAAGAAAGATGAACAAGCAACAAGAGCTTACTTTAACAATATTTAA
- the grpE gene encoding nucleotide exchange factor GrpE — MEHTKDEFPSEKDLDSTKTKTPTQAEQKPQGANNEDQLEQKPKKKSKKQESTEQDDRVASLTKEIESLKTELADFDDKLLRAQAEMQNMQSRQKKETASMLKYAGSDLAKKVLPAVDNLERALDIKVDDEASKQFKKGVQMTLDNLLAALTEEGVTEIADDSVKFDPSIHQAVQTVPKDADHEADQVVSILQKGYKFKDRVIRPAMVVVAQ, encoded by the coding sequence TTGGAGCATACGAAAGATGAATTTCCATCTGAGAAGGATTTAGATTCAACCAAAACAAAAACGCCGACACAAGCTGAGCAAAAGCCGCAGGGCGCTAATAACGAGGATCAGCTAGAACAGAAACCAAAAAAGAAGTCTAAGAAGCAGGAGTCAACGGAGCAGGATGATAGAGTGGCTTCTTTGACCAAGGAAATTGAGTCATTGAAGACTGAATTAGCCGACTTTGATGACAAGCTACTACGCGCCCAGGCCGAGATGCAAAACATGCAGTCCAGGCAGAAAAAGGAGACTGCTAGTATGCTAAAATATGCTGGTAGTGATTTAGCCAAAAAAGTTTTGCCTGCCGTTGATAACTTAGAGCGAGCTCTCGATATCAAAGTGGACGATGAGGCCAGCAAGCAATTTAAGAAGGGTGTTCAAATGACGCTCGATAATCTGTTGGCCGCACTCACAGAAGAGGGTGTAACCGAAATCGCAGATGATTCAGTCAAGTTTGATCCAAGTATTCACCAAGCGGTTCAGACCGTCCCAAAGGACGCCGATCATGAAGCGGACCAGGTAGTCTCAATCCTACAAAAGGGCTACAAGTTTAAGGACAGGGTTATTCGTCCGGCCATGGTCGTGGTCGCCCAATAA
- the dnaK gene encoding molecular chaperone DnaK: MSKVIGIDLGTTNSAVAVLEGSEPKIITNPEGNRTTPSVVSFKDGEIQVGEVAKRQAVTNPNTVISIKSHMGEPGYKVSVDGKDYTPQEISAMILQYIKKFAEDYLGEPVTEAVITVPAYFNDSQRQATKDAGKIAGLDVKRIINEPTASSLAYGLDKDDADEKILVYDLGGGTFDVSVLELGDGVFQVLSTNGDTHLGGDDFDQKIIDYLVSEFKNEHGIDLSKDKMALQRLKDAAEKAKKDLSGVTSTQISLPFISAGESGPLHLETTLTRAKFDELTHDLVEKTKVALDNAMKDAGLSNSDIDKVILNGGSTRIPAVQEAVKNWTGKDPDHSINPDEAVALGAAIQGGVISGDVKDIVLLDVTPLSLGIETMGGVFTKLIDRNTTIPTSKSQVFSTAADNQPAVDVHVLQGERPMAADNKTLGRFQLTDIPAAPRGVPQIEVKFDIDKNGIVNVSAKDLGTKKEQKITIQSSSGLSDEEIEKMKKEAEEHAEEDNKKKEEVDLRNEVEQILFQTDKTLEELKGKVSDDEIKKATDAKDALKKAQEDNNLEEMKAKKDDLNKIVQDLTVKLYQQAQSEQSGAQPGADSTDGGQKDDNTVDGDFKEVDPDKK, from the coding sequence ATGTCAAAAGTAATTGGTATTGACTTAGGTACTACTAACTCAGCCGTTGCTGTCTTAGAAGGATCAGAACCAAAAATTATCACAAACCCTGAAGGTAACAGAACTACCCCATCTGTTGTTTCATTCAAGGATGGCGAAATTCAGGTTGGTGAGGTTGCAAAGCGCCAAGCCGTCACGAACCCAAATACAGTTATCTCAATCAAGAGCCACATGGGTGAACCGGGATACAAAGTTAGTGTTGATGGCAAGGACTACACACCACAAGAAATCTCCGCAATGATTTTGCAATACATTAAGAAATTCGCTGAGGATTACTTGGGCGAACCCGTGACAGAAGCTGTTATCACCGTTCCTGCCTACTTCAACGATTCACAAAGACAGGCGACCAAAGATGCTGGTAAGATTGCCGGATTAGACGTTAAGAGAATTATCAACGAACCAACTGCTTCTTCGCTAGCATATGGCTTAGACAAAGACGATGCCGACGAGAAGATTCTGGTATATGACTTAGGTGGTGGTACGTTTGATGTGTCCGTCCTAGAGCTCGGTGATGGTGTCTTCCAAGTCCTTTCGACTAATGGTGATACTCATCTTGGTGGTGACGACTTTGACCAAAAAATAATTGACTACCTTGTTTCTGAATTCAAGAATGAACATGGTATCGACCTCTCGAAGGATAAGATGGCCTTACAAAGACTGAAGGATGCTGCTGAAAAGGCTAAGAAGGATCTCTCAGGGGTTACTAGCACTCAGATCAGCTTGCCGTTTATCTCTGCAGGTGAGAGCGGCCCATTGCACCTAGAGACTACTCTTACACGTGCTAAATTCGATGAATTAACCCATGATCTGGTTGAAAAGACTAAAGTAGCACTTGATAACGCCATGAAGGATGCTGGTCTATCAAATTCCGATATTGATAAAGTAATCCTAAACGGTGGTTCAACGCGAATTCCCGCTGTTCAAGAAGCAGTCAAGAACTGGACTGGCAAAGATCCAGACCATTCAATTAACCCAGATGAAGCCGTTGCACTTGGTGCAGCCATTCAGGGTGGTGTAATTTCCGGAGACGTGAAGGATATCGTGTTGCTTGATGTCACCCCATTATCACTTGGTATCGAGACGATGGGTGGTGTATTCACCAAGCTAATCGACCGGAACACGACTATTCCAACCAGTAAGTCCCAGGTGTTCTCAACCGCCGCTGACAATCAACCAGCTGTTGATGTTCATGTCTTGCAAGGTGAACGTCCAATGGCTGCCGACAACAAGACACTTGGTCGTTTCCAATTAACTGATATTCCTGCTGCTCCACGTGGCGTACCACAAATCGAAGTTAAGTTCGACATCGACAAAAACGGTATCGTCAACGTTTCAGCTAAGGACCTTGGTACTAAGAAGGAACAAAAGATTACCATCCAAAGTTCATCAGGTCTTTCAGACGAAGAAATCGAAAAGATGAAGAAGGAAGCCGAAGAGCACGCTGAGGAAGATAACAAGAAAAAAGAAGAGGTTGATCTCAGAAATGAAGTCGAGCAAATCCTCTTCCAAACTGACAAGACACTTGAAGAGCTCAAAGGTAAGGTATCAGACGACGAGATAAAGAAGGCAACTGATGCTAAAGATGCTTTGAAGAAGGCTCAAGAAGATAACAACCTAGAAGAGATGAAGGCTAAGAAAGACGATTTGAACAAAATTGTGCAAGACTTAACTGTGAAACTCTATCAACAGGCTCAAAGTGAGCAATCAGGGGCACAACCTGGAGCAGACTCAACCGATGGCGGTCAAAAGGACGATAATACTGTCGATGGTGACTTCAAGGAAGTAGACCCAGATAAAAAATAA
- the hrcA gene encoding heat-inducible transcriptional repressor HrcA codes for MLTKRQELILKMIIKNFTNDHEPVGSKTLMEQLPIKVSSATIRNEMATLEELGLIEKTHSSSGRIPSSAGYRFYLDYLVEPISIPNQVYQKVLSNLDRPFHQVNEIVEEAAKILSDLTSYTAFAAGPELNNVTVTGFRIVPLPNHQIMAILVTSDGSVRSRVYNIHRSVSGDEIEKGVRIINDKLVGKSVLAINQMSIEELVGTIDGSNSAAAQIIDLLSDVFKDAASEQLYVNGQINLLNNYNASNVDQLKSLYQMLDHESYLTDLLTMDDLDDVQVGLDFPVRVKLGNELPGDLLKDYSLLTANYSVGDHGSGIIALLGPSNMPYSQMISLMEYFRNELAKKLLDYYGNFQ; via the coding sequence ATGTTAACAAAGCGACAGGAGCTTATCTTGAAGATGATCATCAAGAATTTCACTAATGATCATGAGCCCGTTGGATCGAAGACTTTAATGGAGCAATTGCCGATTAAAGTTTCGTCCGCAACCATCAGAAACGAAATGGCTACGTTAGAGGAGCTCGGCCTGATTGAGAAGACGCATTCTTCATCGGGACGAATTCCGTCGAGCGCTGGCTACCGTTTCTACCTGGATTATCTGGTAGAACCCATTAGCATTCCTAATCAGGTTTATCAGAAGGTTCTGTCAAACCTTGATCGACCATTTCACCAAGTGAATGAGATTGTAGAGGAAGCTGCTAAGATTCTATCGGACTTGACTAGCTATACTGCGTTTGCTGCTGGTCCTGAGCTAAATAATGTAACCGTCACAGGCTTTCGCATAGTGCCGTTACCCAATCATCAAATTATGGCAATTCTGGTAACGTCTGACGGTAGTGTTAGAAGCCGCGTATACAATATTCATCGTAGTGTCAGTGGCGATGAGATTGAGAAGGGGGTCAGAATTATCAACGATAAGTTGGTTGGTAAGAGTGTCTTAGCAATCAACCAGATGAGCATCGAAGAGTTGGTTGGGACAATTGATGGTAGTAATTCTGCTGCGGCTCAAATTATTGACCTGCTATCCGATGTGTTTAAGGACGCCGCGTCTGAACAACTCTATGTCAATGGTCAGATTAATTTGTTGAATAATTACAATGCCAGTAATGTTGATCAACTAAAGTCTTTGTACCAGATGCTTGATCATGAGAGTTATCTGACCGATTTGCTTACAATGGATGATCTGGATGATGTGCAGGTTGGCCTAGATTTTCCGGTTCGGGTCAAGCTTGGCAATGAATTGCCGGGAGATCTGCTGAAAGATTATAGTCTGTTGACCGCTAATTACTCGGTAGGGGATCACGGTAGCGGCATTATCGCTTTACTAGGGCCCTCAAACATGCCGTATTCACAGATGATTAGTCTGATGGAGTACTTTAGAAACGAGCTAGCTAAGAAATTACTAGATTATTATGGAAATTTCCAATAA